A genomic window from Deltaproteobacteria bacterium includes:
- a CDS encoding SelB C-terminal domain-containing protein — protein MTLAEAKELLGIGRMQTQPILEYLDSLNLTIRIGDHRMSFTLKISPSCSNKFF, from the coding sequence ATCACCCTCGCCGAGGCCAAGGAACTACTCGGAATAGGAAGGATGCAAACCCAACCTATCCTAGAATACCTAGATAGTCTCAATCTCACGATAAGAATTGGTGATCATCGAATGAGTTTCACGTTAAAAATTAGTCCATCCTGTTCCAATAAGTTCTTTTAA
- the selD gene encoding selenide, water dikinase SelD: MSDKDKIRLTETVHGAGUACKIGPGDLDKALCGLPLISHPNLIVGIESAEDAGVYKLREDLAIVQTLDFFTPIVDDPYTFGQVAAANSLSDVYAMGGKPIVAMNIVCFPINKMDISILQEILKGGLDKMREAEVLLVGGHSVEDDELKYGLSVTGTIHPEKVLTNKGARIGDKLILTKPLGTGIINTALKGELADEDSVAKSIECMSSLNKKASEVMTEVVVHACTDVTGFGLLGHACEMIEGEDVGMIIYSSKVPILPGTEEYAMIGLIPGGTIRNRDFRLPMIERAADISDEKLLILFDAQTSGGLLASVPEQMAHTLLERLHQEGVREAAIVGEVVSEPKGKIVVI; this comes from the coding sequence ATGAGTGACAAGGATAAAATACGCCTGACTGAAACAGTGCATGGTGCAGGCTGAGCCTGCAAGATAGGTCCAGGGGACCTGGACAAGGCACTCTGTGGTTTGCCTCTCATTTCCCATCCAAACCTGATTGTGGGAATAGAGAGTGCAGAAGACGCCGGAGTTTATAAACTGAGAGAGGATTTGGCCATTGTCCAGACCCTGGATTTCTTTACCCCTATTGTTGATGATCCCTATACCTTTGGTCAGGTTGCTGCGGCCAATTCTTTATCCGATGTCTATGCTATGGGAGGAAAACCAATCGTTGCGATGAATATCGTCTGTTTTCCTATAAATAAGATGGATATCTCTATATTGCAGGAGATCTTAAAGGGTGGGTTGGACAAGATGCGGGAGGCAGAGGTGCTCCTTGTTGGCGGGCATAGCGTGGAAGATGACGAGTTGAAGTATGGGCTTTCTGTAACCGGCACCATCCATCCTGAAAAAGTATTGACCAATAAGGGTGCCAGAATTGGTGATAAACTCATTCTTACCAAACCTCTGGGTACAGGGATTATAAACACCGCCCTAAAGGGAGAGCTAGCAGATGAGGATTCGGTGGCTAAATCAATAGAATGCATGAGCAGTCTGAACAAAAAGGCATCAGAGGTGATGACAGAGGTGGTGGTTCACGCCTGCACCGATGTTACCGGCTTTGGCCTCCTTGGCCATGCATGCGAGATGATTGAGGGAGAGGATGTGGGAATGATTATTTATTCCTCAAAGGTCCCTATACTCCCTGGGACAGAAGAATATGCTATGATAGGACTGATCCCTGGAGGCACGATTCGCAATCGGGATTTCCGCCTTCCTATGATTGAGCGTGCCGCCGATATATCTGATGAGAAGTTGCTGATCCTGTTCGATGCCCAAACCTCGGGCGGATTACTTGCCTCCGTGCCGGAGCAGATGGCACATACCTTACTTGAAAGGCTCCATCAGGAAGGGGTGAGGGAGGCAGCTATCGTTGGTGAGGTAGTATCAGAACCGAAGGGAAAAATCGTGGTGATATAA
- a CDS encoding FAD-binding protein has protein sequence MGYTPELKELIKRVEASRSARVERKKRGEEVTAMTLEERQEILQKFHPDYKPGAKTPVRIGPSKGYALSPEIVTLLESYSRVDPDKIDLTDIAHETDVLVIGGGGAGTSAALLAQEQGAKVIIATKLRHGDANTMMAEGGIQGATKGHKDSPYYHYLDVMGGGHFVNDPDLVYTLVTEAPKVINWLEDLGMMFSKDTDGKLMTMHGGGTCRKRMHYAADITGAQIMRTIRDEARNRIEDIKVLEFCPAVELILNKDGQCAGAILYNLETEEYFVVKAKAVVMATGGSGRLHIQNFMTTNHYGATGDGLIMGYRLGIKLCFLHTVQYHPTGAVFPEQAEGLLITEKFRGAGANILNIDGEQFVYEREPRDVEASAFIRECTERGKGVPTPTGKVGVWLDSPMIDMLRGKGTVRKEFPGKHILFRRYGIDISKEPMLVYPTLHYQNGGLEYKKTGETAVPGFFVAGEVSGGVHGENRLMGNSLLDVTVFGRIAGRSAALFALHKAKNGKLTLEHVRKYDKEVEKLGIDKSKVAPMLLPDYTNPEVRKKQLTTQYVGTIR, from the coding sequence ATGGGATATACACCAGAATTAAAGGAGTTGATAAAAAGGGTGGAGGCAAGCCGATCAGCCCGGGTGGAGCGTAAGAAAAGGGGGGAGGAGGTTACCGCCATGACGTTGGAGGAACGACAGGAGATACTCCAAAAGTTTCATCCTGATTACAAGCCTGGGGCGAAGACACCGGTGAGGATTGGGCCAAGTAAGGGTTATGCCCTTTCCCCTGAGATCGTTACCCTTCTCGAGTCTTACAGCCGCGTCGATCCCGACAAGATTGATCTCACTGATATAGCCCATGAAACCGATGTCTTGGTGATAGGTGGTGGGGGAGCTGGGACTTCAGCCGCACTGTTGGCACAGGAGCAAGGTGCCAAGGTTATCATTGCGACCAAACTACGTCATGGTGACGCCAATACAATGATGGCAGAAGGTGGTATCCAGGGTGCCACAAAAGGGCATAAAGACTCTCCCTATTACCACTACCTGGATGTAATGGGTGGAGGGCACTTCGTCAATGACCCGGATCTGGTCTATACCTTAGTTACCGAGGCCCCCAAGGTTATCAACTGGTTAGAAGACTTGGGGATGATGTTTTCCAAAGATACGGATGGCAAGCTCATGACCATGCACGGAGGTGGGACCTGTCGCAAAAGAATGCACTATGCAGCGGATATCACCGGCGCGCAGATCATGCGCACCATCAGGGACGAGGCCCGCAATCGTATCGAAGACATCAAGGTTCTGGAATTCTGCCCTGCTGTTGAGTTGATTCTCAATAAAGATGGCCAGTGTGCGGGGGCCATTCTCTATAATCTGGAGACCGAAGAGTATTTTGTCGTCAAGGCCAAGGCTGTAGTGATGGCAACAGGAGGATCAGGCAGGCTCCATATCCAGAACTTTATGACCACAAACCACTATGGTGCAACGGGTGATGGCCTAATAATGGGATATCGACTGGGTATTAAGCTATGTTTTCTCCATACAGTTCAATATCATCCCACCGGGGCCGTCTTCCCCGAACAGGCTGAGGGACTATTGATTACCGAGAAGTTTCGCGGGGCTGGGGCAAATATTTTAAATATCGATGGTGAACAGTTTGTCTATGAAAGAGAACCGCGAGATGTCGAGGCGTCAGCCTTTATACGTGAATGCACTGAACGGGGTAAGGGGGTTCCTACACCGACAGGCAAGGTGGGGGTCTGGCTCGATTCACCGATGATTGACATGCTCAGGGGTAAGGGTACGGTCAGGAAAGAATTCCCTGGGAAGCACATCCTCTTCAGGAGATACGGGATCGACATCTCAAAAGAACCCATGCTCGTATATCCTACCCTTCACTATCAAAATGGAGGTCTTGAATACAAAAAGACAGGAGAGACCGCTGTACCAGGGTTCTTTGTCGCGGGAGAAGTAAGTGGCGGTGTACATGGTGAGAATCGGCTAATGGGGAATTCATTGCTTGATGTCACTGTATTTGGCCGTATTGCCGGCAGGAGTGCCGCCCTCTTTGCTTTACATAAAGCCAAGAATGGGAAGCTCACCTTGGAGCATGTAAGAAAATACGATAAAGAGGTCGAGAAATTGGGTATTGACAAGTCAAAAGTAGCCCCCATGTTACTGCCGGACTACACCAATCCAGAGGTCAGAAAAAAACAGCTAACGACGCAGTATGTAGGAACTATACGGTAG
- a CDS encoding 4Fe-4S dicluster domain-containing protein translates to MIGKKDKKVRKQIVDTILKIKEPPVARFRLLSEGMEPYHRLDLKQDEIAGDKACLGCGNCIDSCPVLRREPERLEKTEQRTSFALEAIVAEDCEQCYSCVLACPQVDTELKDYIVDEVMTEVIPPSKKITFLDNYFMVIAALVLGIIIGVFLAW, encoded by the coding sequence ATGATAGGGAAAAAAGATAAAAAGGTAAGAAAACAGATCGTGGATACAATTCTGAAGATTAAAGAACCACCTGTTGCCCGGTTTAGGCTCTTATCGGAAGGGATGGAACCCTATCATAGGCTTGACCTGAAACAGGACGAGATAGCTGGGGATAAGGCATGTCTGGGCTGTGGGAACTGTATAGATTCCTGTCCTGTCCTTCGGCGGGAACCAGAAAGGTTGGAGAAGACAGAGCAGAGGACCTCCTTTGCCTTGGAGGCTATTGTGGCAGAGGATTGTGAACAGTGCTATTCCTGTGTGCTGGCCTGTCCTCAGGTGGACACGGAACTGAAAGATTATATTGTGGATGAGGTTATGACTGAGGTGATACCTCCATCGAAAAAGATTACGTTCCTGGACAACTACTTTATGGTAATTGCTGCGTTAGTTTTGGGGATAATCATTGGGGTGTTTCTGGCATGGTAA
- a CDS encoding molybdopterin-dependent oxidoreductase, with protein sequence MDITRREFIKTVSLLGGAVIIGGCELFSPREEIPPYIYGGGFADPIETVTGIDTIYSVCAMCEGNCGIRARIKDGWLVKIDGNPYHPNSREPHLPFQTDSKEAIKVAGSTCVKGQSGIQTLYNPYRVKEPLKRVGPRGSGIWKAISWEQAVGEIVNGGDLFGEGTFEGLRQIRDVHRPLDKSRPEFGPGANRLILLSGRIDLGAKTFLNRFMNAYGSVNRIYGDETLWDSSRRTGFQLTFDQDHDDLQPDVLNCRYLISFGSSPLESGNPMQSVARKLMKARFGPLGGIESIQDKGYRKTYKGRYGQLKWVAVDPRMSESASKAHQWIPIKPGTYAALALGMIRRIIEKAQYNRAFLENTSAKAAQRDGEEVWTDAAYLVRLDTMTFIKADEAGLAGKSSKFLVFDGERVVPFDSVDHGVLEADVRLNGIRCKSVFSLLKERAYEKTLEQYGQICGVGPDDIKKIADEFAENGRRAVAELGEGGASHVNGTYTARTINILNLLVGNVNRKGGLIVGGNWEVTKKKRLLFEMEHVENGPHLAGLRIDRAGVAY encoded by the coding sequence ATGGATATTACAAGAAGAGAGTTCATCAAGACGGTTTCACTCTTAGGTGGGGCAGTTATCATTGGAGGGTGTGAACTTTTCAGTCCGCGAGAAGAGATCCCTCCGTATATCTATGGGGGCGGATTTGCCGACCCTATAGAGACGGTCACTGGAATTGATACCATTTATAGTGTATGTGCCATGTGTGAAGGTAACTGCGGTATCAGGGCCAGGATCAAGGATGGATGGCTTGTTAAGATTGATGGCAACCCCTATCACCCTAATTCAAGAGAACCTCATCTACCTTTTCAAACTGATTCTAAAGAAGCAATCAAAGTTGCAGGTTCTACATGCGTTAAGGGACAGTCTGGAATTCAGACCCTTTACAATCCCTATCGTGTCAAAGAGCCGCTTAAACGGGTGGGTCCCAGGGGTTCGGGTATATGGAAGGCCATTTCGTGGGAGCAGGCCGTTGGTGAGATCGTCAATGGCGGTGATCTCTTTGGTGAGGGTACCTTCGAGGGTTTGCGGCAAATCAGGGACGTACATAGACCTCTCGACAAGAGTAGACCCGAATTTGGGCCTGGAGCGAACCGTCTGATCTTGTTGAGTGGCCGAATTGATCTTGGTGCCAAAACCTTTTTAAATCGGTTCATGAATGCATATGGCTCTGTAAACAGGATTTACGGAGATGAGACGTTATGGGATTCAAGCCGACGAACTGGATTTCAATTAACTTTTGATCAAGACCACGATGACCTTCAACCGGATGTGTTGAATTGTCGTTATCTTATAAGTTTCGGTTCATCCCCTCTGGAATCTGGAAATCCCATGCAGTCGGTTGCCAGGAAATTGATGAAGGCACGGTTCGGCCCCCTTGGCGGCATTGAGTCTATACAAGATAAAGGGTATCGAAAGACATATAAGGGACGGTATGGACAGCTAAAATGGGTAGCAGTAGACCCACGGATGTCGGAGTCTGCCTCCAAGGCACATCAATGGATACCGATCAAGCCGGGAACCTATGCAGCGTTGGCACTAGGAATGATCCGGCGTATCATAGAAAAGGCACAGTACAACAGGGCCTTTCTAGAAAATACCTCAGCCAAAGCAGCACAGAGGGATGGCGAAGAGGTCTGGACAGATGCCGCGTACCTGGTCAGGCTAGACACCATGACCTTTATAAAAGCGGATGAAGCAGGTCTTGCAGGGAAGTCTTCAAAATTTCTGGTATTTGATGGCGAAAGGGTGGTCCCCTTTGATTCTGTAGATCACGGAGTACTTGAAGCAGATGTCCGCCTCAATGGTATTCGATGCAAAAGCGTATTTTCTCTTTTGAAGGAAAGGGCTTACGAGAAGACGCTTGAACAGTACGGGCAGATTTGTGGGGTTGGTCCTGACGACATAAAGAAGATAGCCGATGAATTTGCCGAAAATGGGCGAAGGGCAGTAGCGGAGTTGGGCGAAGGAGGGGCCAGTCACGTTAATGGAACCTACACGGCGAGAACGATCAATATCTTGAATCTCCTAGTGGGGAATGTAAACAGAAAAGGTGGATTGATTGTCGGTGGAAACTGGGAAGTGACCAAAAAGAAGCGGCTCTTATTCGAAATGGAGCATGTAGAGAATGGGCCTCACCTTGCTGGATTACGGATTGATAGGGCTGGTGTGGCTTATTAA
- a CDS encoding 4Fe-4S dicluster domain-containing protein — MSQKKVEEKKKERLWGMVIDTRKCIGCHTCTVACKSENNVPLGYWRSWVKGVQKGTYPEVRNYYLRRLCNQCDTPPCVEVCPVKATEKRDDGIVVIHYGKCIGCGMCITACPYDARFFNPIRKTADKCDFCLARIDRGLEPACVSSCVGRAITFGDMKDPDSEISKLLATTSTSVLKPELGTKPKVHYIMPEETLMGRIKISDDFKESVLDYEKSIVGKPAEYWKKEKAKGKT; from the coding sequence ATGTCACAGAAGAAGGTAGAAGAGAAAAAGAAGGAAAGACTCTGGGGGATGGTGATCGATACTCGGAAGTGTATTGGTTGTCACACCTGCACCGTGGCATGTAAGAGCGAAAATAATGTCCCCCTCGGGTATTGGAGGTCCTGGGTCAAAGGGGTACAGAAAGGGACGTACCCGGAGGTAAGAAATTACTATTTGAGACGGCTGTGCAATCAGTGTGACACTCCTCCCTGTGTAGAGGTCTGCCCGGTCAAGGCGACCGAGAAACGTGATGATGGCATTGTAGTCATACATTACGGAAAGTGCATCGGTTGCGGGATGTGCATCACCGCCTGTCCGTATGACGCGCGATTTTTCAACCCCATTCGAAAGACCGCTGATAAATGCGATTTTTGTCTCGCTCGGATCGATCGAGGATTAGAACCTGCGTGCGTCTCATCGTGTGTGGGAAGGGCGATCACCTTCGGGGACATGAAGGACCCTGATAGCGAGATTTCCAAATTGTTAGCAACTACAAGCACAAGCGTCTTGAAACCCGAATTGGGGACAAAGCCGAAGGTACATTACATCATGCCTGAGGAGACCCTCATGGGGAGGATCAAAATTTCCGACGATTTTAAAGAGTCCGTATTAGATTACGAGAAAAGTATTGTGGGAAAACCTGCGGAATACTGGAAGAAGGAGAAGGCGAAGGGAAAGACATAA
- a CDS encoding bifunctional alpha,alpha-trehalose-phosphate synthase (UDP-forming)/trehalose-phosphatase produces MKRLLIVSNRLSISIERRKRRLHFQPSVGGLAIGLGSFYKSYNSLWIGWPGIALNKKDGEEKKALEARLLSEFNCYPVFLSQNDVDNYYHGFCNRTLWPLYHYFTQYVVYDETLYETYKRVNKFFCDAVMEVAKEDDIIWIHDYHLMLLPRLIREKMPDATIGFFLHIPFPSFEIFQLLPWRKEILEGLLGADLIGFHTYDYARHFLSNVRNLLGYEHTLGQIAGEDRVIRVDVFPMGIDYGGYAGATERPEVQKDVSRLHKKLGDSKLILSIDRLDYTKGIPQRLEAFNTFLKKNPHYKEKVTLILVAVPSRTQVEHYRFLKKQVDELIGKIDGEHGTIGWVPIWYLYRFLRFPTLNALYSIADVALVTPLRDGMNLIAKEYLASKTDGRGVLILSEMAGASKELGEALIVNPNNKEELVEALEKALIMPEDEQIKGNRMMQKRLQRYNVRRWAEDFVERLLFIKAIQREMCARVLTPQMKQKLVSDYRKGERRLLLLDYDGTLISFFVRPEVAKPTEPLLKLLEKLSEDPKNEMVIISGRDRDTLEKWFGNINLCLVAEHGALIKEKGWELIEPLTNDWKEEIRPILELYMDRTPGSFIEEKEFSLVWHYRKAESELDSVRVRELKEALFHLTANLNLGVLEGSKVIEVKNVGINKGRAALRWLSKEKWDFILTIGDDLTDEDIFAVLPESAYSIKVGLGPSKARFNITSQYEVRELLKELIGTGWTNF; encoded by the coding sequence ATGAAGAGGTTATTGATTGTCTCAAATAGGTTGTCAATAAGTATTGAGAGAAGGAAAAGGAGGTTGCATTTTCAACCAAGTGTTGGTGGTTTGGCTATCGGTCTGGGGTCTTTCTACAAATCATACAATAGCTTGTGGATTGGATGGCCGGGAATCGCCTTAAACAAAAAAGATGGGGAAGAAAAAAAGGCCCTTGAAGCGAGATTACTCTCTGAATTTAATTGCTATCCGGTCTTTCTCTCGCAAAATGATGTAGATAATTACTATCATGGTTTTTGTAATAGGACCCTCTGGCCCCTCTATCACTATTTTACGCAGTATGTGGTCTATGACGAAACCTTGTATGAGACCTATAAACGCGTAAATAAGTTCTTTTGTGACGCAGTTATGGAGGTTGCCAAGGAGGATGACATTATATGGATCCATGATTATCATCTGATGTTACTTCCAAGACTCATAAGGGAAAAGATGCCTGATGCCACGATAGGCTTCTTCCTCCACATACCCTTTCCTTCCTTTGAAATCTTCCAACTACTTCCATGGCGAAAGGAGATTCTAGAGGGATTATTGGGCGCCGATCTGATAGGTTTCCACACCTATGATTACGCACGGCATTTTCTCAGCAATGTGCGCAACTTGTTAGGGTACGAACACACCCTAGGCCAAATTGCTGGTGAGGATCGCGTAATAAGGGTGGATGTATTCCCCATGGGGATAGATTATGGAGGATATGCAGGGGCTACCGAAAGGCCAGAGGTACAAAAAGATGTGAGTAGACTGCATAAAAAACTTGGTGACTCCAAGTTAATTTTATCAATAGATCGCTTGGACTATACAAAAGGGATTCCTCAACGTCTGGAGGCCTTTAACACCTTCCTGAAAAAAAATCCCCACTATAAGGAGAAGGTAACCCTTATTCTAGTTGCAGTCCCATCGCGCACTCAGGTAGAGCATTACAGGTTCCTAAAAAAACAGGTAGATGAGCTCATCGGCAAGATTGACGGAGAACACGGAACGATAGGCTGGGTTCCTATCTGGTATCTTTATCGCTTCTTACGTTTCCCCACCCTCAATGCCCTATATAGTATTGCCGATGTTGCCTTAGTTACCCCTTTAAGAGATGGCATGAATCTAATAGCGAAAGAGTACCTGGCAAGCAAGACAGATGGGAGGGGGGTTTTAATATTGAGCGAAATGGCCGGTGCATCAAAAGAGCTCGGTGAAGCGCTCATAGTGAATCCTAACAACAAAGAGGAACTGGTGGAGGCGTTGGAAAAGGCGTTGATAATGCCAGAAGATGAACAGATAAAGGGCAATAGGATGATGCAGAAGCGCCTGCAGCGCTATAATGTGAGGCGATGGGCAGAAGACTTTGTGGAAAGATTGCTCTTTATCAAAGCAATTCAAAGGGAGATGTGCGCGAGGGTGCTGACCCCCCAAATGAAACAGAAATTAGTCAGCGATTATCGTAAGGGCGAGCGGCGACTTCTGCTCTTAGATTATGATGGAACCCTTATTTCCTTTTTTGTAAGGCCTGAGGTGGCAAAACCGACCGAACCCCTCCTAAAATTGCTCGAAAAACTCTCCGAAGACCCCAAGAATGAAATGGTAATCATAAGTGGGAGAGACAGAGATACGTTAGAAAAATGGTTTGGTAATATAAATCTATGCCTAGTAGCTGAACACGGTGCATTGATAAAAGAAAAAGGGTGGGAGTTGATAGAACCTCTCACGAATGATTGGAAGGAAGAGATAAGACCAATCCTTGAGCTGTACATGGATAGGACCCCTGGCTCTTTTATAGAGGAGAAAGAATTTTCCCTTGTTTGGCACTATCGAAAGGCAGAATCTGAATTAGATTCAGTAAGGGTAAGGGAGCTAAAGGAGGCGCTTTTTCATCTCACCGCCAATCTCAACCTTGGGGTTTTGGAGGGGAGTAAGGTAATAGAGGTCAAAAACGTCGGGATAAACAAAGGCAGGGCGGCATTGAGATGGCTTTCCAAAGAGAAATGGGATTTCATCCTGACAATAGGTGACGATCTGACAGATGAGGATATTTTTGCAGTTCTCCCGGAATCGGCATATTCTATAAAGGTTGGGTTGGGTCCCTCAAAAGCAAGGTTCAATATAACCTCACAGTATGAGGTTAGAGAGTTGTTAAAAGAACTTATTGGAACAGGATGGACTAATTTTTAA
- a CDS encoding molybdopterin-dependent oxidoreductase, whose translation MAEETLRDRKKVPLLVVIDTEITESAKFADYILPETTYLERWDICEVASGIPTKALGVRQPVVGYFHHKTGRYIPIFPKTKVMEDIFIQIAKKLNLPGFGKDGFEKGRPLENAWEYYRRFITMLTSRRYGFGVPVLNNDHRLQFVLSRGGIFEPYEKAYQRKYARYRYRGLCKIYNEELGKSKDSLTGKTYDGFPRYEPIDRFKYDKDFPLKLISYRLPYHSMMRTAQNRWILELLPQNYVMINPRDAKRYGIRTGDIVKVQSRNSAVIGQAMVRQGIMPGVVGIPYGFGNRECGAGSVKIDGKATSFDHTRGKGVTILPVATRDPVTKLGPLQDPIGGNVAINDTWVRLLKV comes from the coding sequence TTGGCTGAAGAAACATTGCGGGATAGGAAAAAGGTCCCCCTACTGGTCGTCATTGACACAGAGATCACCGAGAGTGCGAAATTTGCTGATTATATTTTACCTGAGACGACCTATCTCGAGAGATGGGATATCTGTGAAGTAGCATCAGGCATTCCTACTAAGGCCCTCGGGGTACGTCAGCCTGTCGTTGGTTATTTCCACCATAAGACAGGTAGATATATACCAATTTTCCCCAAGACCAAAGTTATGGAGGACATATTCATCCAAATCGCAAAAAAACTGAACCTCCCAGGATTTGGAAAAGACGGATTCGAAAAGGGAAGGCCTCTGGAGAATGCCTGGGAGTATTATCGGCGCTTCATAACGATGTTAACCTCAAGACGTTATGGATTTGGGGTTCCAGTGTTAAACAACGATCATAGACTTCAATTTGTGCTCTCAAGAGGTGGTATTTTTGAACCTTATGAGAAAGCATATCAGCGTAAATATGCTCGATATCGTTACAGAGGGCTTTGTAAAATATATAATGAGGAGTTAGGTAAGAGTAAAGATTCCTTAACCGGGAAGACCTATGATGGATTCCCGAGATATGAGCCCATTGATAGGTTCAAATATGATAAAGATTTTCCTCTAAAGCTTATTTCTTACCGACTGCCCTATCATTCCATGATGCGTACGGCACAGAATCGCTGGATCTTAGAATTACTACCGCAGAACTATGTTATGATAAATCCAAGAGATGCGAAGCGTTATGGTATAAGAACCGGGGATATTGTCAAGGTGCAATCAAGAAATTCAGCAGTTATTGGACAGGCAATGGTCCGCCAAGGAATAATGCCAGGTGTTGTTGGGATTCCCTATGGTTTTGGAAATCGGGAGTGCGGGGCGGGATCTGTAAAAATTGATGGCAAGGCTACCAGCTTTGATCATACCCGCGGGAAGGGGGTTACTATTTTGCCTGTTGCTACCAGAGATCCTGTGACAAAGCTTGGTCCTCTCCAAGATCCCATCGGTGGCAATGTTGCTATCAATGATACTTGGGTAAGGCTTCTCAAGGTTTAA
- the nrfD gene encoding polysulfide reductase NrfD, with the protein MDISVLYNVPHEVPWKVYIPLYFYFTGLSAGSFILSSLSTVFGMKKYKPLAFPSAIISFVLLFVAPLCLILDLKQPMRFWHTMVPYYFNPTSVLSYGTWLLILYPLADMIYIWFIYIKDEKMMKIIGTITVPLAVFVHAYTGFAFALVRARAWWHSALMPGYFLTSAILSGVALLVLVALVMNHFKKEKFDETIFSDLCTMMVAIILIDLFWVMCFWLVLLVSTDNGFLSIMVALHEPSYIWGEFVIGMFVPLFLLLYHRTRRSKFWVTVSSILVVIGVFLMRYSIVYLGFHVPLS; encoded by the coding sequence ATGGATATTAGCGTACTCTATAATGTTCCTCATGAAGTACCGTGGAAGGTTTACATTCCCCTCTATTTCTACTTTACGGGTTTGAGTGCTGGTTCCTTTATTCTATCGTCCCTTTCCACAGTCTTCGGGATGAAGAAGTATAAGCCACTGGCCTTCCCTTCAGCTATCATCTCATTTGTCCTGCTCTTTGTCGCTCCATTGTGCCTGATCCTCGATCTCAAACAGCCAATGCGCTTCTGGCACACTATGGTCCCATACTACTTTAACCCAACCTCGGTCCTTTCCTATGGTACATGGCTTCTCATTCTGTACCCCCTAGCCGATATGATCTATATCTGGTTCATCTACATCAAGGACGAAAAGATGATGAAGATTATAGGGACGATTACTGTACCGCTTGCCGTTTTTGTCCACGCCTACACTGGATTCGCCTTTGCGCTCGTCAGGGCACGGGCGTGGTGGCATTCTGCACTTATGCCCGGGTATTTTTTGACCTCTGCCATTCTCTCCGGCGTTGCCCTTTTAGTCCTGGTGGCCTTGGTCATGAATCATTTCAAAAAGGAAAAGTTTGATGAGACGATCTTCAGTGACCTCTGTACCATGATGGTTGCTATTATCCTCATTGATCTTTTCTGGGTTATGTGCTTCTGGTTGGTTTTACTCGTTTCCACAGATAATGGATTCTTATCAATTATGGTAGCCTTACATGAGCCCTCATACATATGGGGAGAGTTTGTTATAGGGATGTTTGTGCCCTTGTTTCTCCTTCTGTACCACAGGACCAGAAGGAGTAAGTTCTGGGTTACGGTTAGTTCCATCTTGGTGGTAATTGGTGTTTTCTTAATGAGATACTCCATTGTTTATTTAGGCTTTCATGTCCCATTGAGCTAA
- a CDS encoding 4Fe-4S dicluster domain-containing protein: MSNARKKKEEHRDPKGTSQEEQRLIPIYIMGKRYMVPDSLTIQKAMEYAGYQLVRGCGCRGGICGACGTVYRFPDSPKIEVGLACQTVVQPNMYLTQIPFFPANKAEYNLDELEPTAEQVIELYPEILKCMGCNTCTKSCPMDIEVMEYISAALRGDIAEAADLSFDCVMCGLCTARCPAEIGQYNIGILCRRLKGKYLVPKAQHLQEVLKKLEAGDYEEGLGELMQTDKDSLKKLYVEREIEPAESEDDWEPKEHNYL; the protein is encoded by the coding sequence ATGAGTAATGCCCGGAAGAAAAAAGAAGAGCACAGGGATCCAAAAGGCACATCTCAAGAAGAACAACGATTAATACCTATCTATATTATGGGGAAAAGATACATGGTGCCAGATTCACTTACCATACAAAAGGCTATGGAGTATGCGGGTTATCAGCTAGTAAGAGGGTGCGGCTGTAGAGGTGGGATCTGTGGGGCTTGTGGTACTGTGTACCGGTTTCCTGACAGTCCTAAGATCGAAGTGGGACTTGCATGTCAAACTGTGGTTCAGCCAAACATGTATTTGACTCAGATCCCCTTCTTTCCTGCGAACAAGGCAGAATACAACCTGGATGAATTAGAGCCAACAGCGGAACAGGTTATTGAGCTCTATCCTGAAATTCTAAAATGCATGGGCTGTAACACCTGTACCAAATCCTGTCCAATGGATATTGAGGTGATGGAATACATCTCGGCTGCTCTCAGAGGTGATATAGCAGAAGCAGCAGATCTCTCTTTTGATTGTGTCATGTGTGGCTTGTGCACAGCTCGGTGTCCGGCAGAGATTGGCCAATACAACATAGGGATTTTGTGTCGCAGGTTGAAGGGTAAGTATCTAGTTCCAAAGGCCCAGCACCTGCAGGAGGTGCTAAAAAAATTGGAGGCCGGAGACTACGAGGAGGGTCTCGGAGAGTTGATGCAGACAGACAAGGATAGTTTGAAAAAACTGTATGTAGAACGGGAGATTGAGCCGGCAGAGTCTGAAGACGATTGGGAACCCAAGGAGCATAATTATTTGTAA